One window of Gloeothece citriformis PCC 7424 genomic DNA carries:
- a CDS encoding chromophore lyase CpcT/CpeT: MTNQFTPELMALGQYLAGEFENRQQALASPAWFVHLRLWLRPVPLFREDSITLFAEQASLVNLDQPYRPRLWRLRQISGSSVALQVEHYKFKDIKEVQGAGRNREILQQISLEQIEPLTTPGCTLKVEINPIAVKDQYHFKAFSESESPCEFTYEGQDFQVALGFEVNSQELKTYDKGIDPNTGRAIWGALMGAYCYQKQVDFSGEINLF; encoded by the coding sequence ATGACTAATCAATTTACACCAGAACTGATGGCGTTAGGGCAGTATCTAGCGGGGGAATTTGAAAACCGGCAACAGGCACTCGCTTCTCCGGCTTGGTTTGTTCATTTGCGTTTGTGGTTGCGTCCTGTTCCTCTATTTAGGGAAGATAGTATTACCCTTTTTGCGGAACAAGCGAGTCTTGTTAATTTAGATCAGCCTTATCGGCCTCGTTTGTGGCGTTTACGTCAGATTTCTGGCTCTTCAGTCGCTTTACAAGTTGAACATTATAAATTTAAAGATATTAAAGAGGTACAGGGTGCAGGACGTAACCGAGAAATTTTACAACAGATAAGCTTAGAACAGATAGAACCCTTAACGACTCCCGGATGTACTTTAAAGGTTGAGATTAATCCCATTGCTGTTAAAGATCAATACCATTTTAAAGCGTTTTCTGAGTCGGAGTCTCCTTGTGAGTTTACCTATGAAGGTCAAGATTTTCAGGTGGCTTTGGGGTTTGAAGTTAATTCCCAGGAGTTAAAAACCTATGATAAGGGAATTGATCCTAATACCGGTAGGGCTATTTGGGGGGCCTTAATGGGCGCTTATTGTTATCAAAAACAGGTCGATTTTTCTGGAGAAATTAACCTTTTTTAG
- a CDS encoding UPF0182 family protein has product MKRVIYLILIIAGFWLGIELITRLIIEILWFQEVGYLSSFLKRLLCQLILFIGVTGISASFLFVNLHFAHKYKWHSIPESLPKKYPHLKPIKDTRLTPQSISFRLPWLLFFVVICYLIAGVMLFYYSQLAFEVWTPKFNLANVNPPVLLFEGLNWFWNLIPSLPQNLLKLGAFSAIIFILFLKAELWITTIAGILSLLFGLIFAGNWTNVFKYLNSTPFKEFDPQFSKDVGFYVFTLPISEWLFLWLAGLIIYGVVTVSITYLLSGNSLSEGKFPGFSRPQLRHLYGLWGAVMAILVWRHILNRYELLYSSRGVIYGAGYTDIHVQQYVEIGLGIIAGLSAFWLFFKSISGASKPKLNPYYSRSKLKKISYHTAKTWYKLPFYLWFIILYLFVLIMGQFSSLFIQMLVVQPNELARERPYIARSINYTRAGFDLDKINAKIFDPEGVLTAEDIRNNALTIENIRLWDTQPLLQTNRQLQQIRLYYKFLSAEIDRYLMKTASTDQNDPFVPDTEPKTNDPNLINTTTEKQQVIIAARELDYEEVPDTAKTWVNEHLVYTHGYGFTLSPVNLVAEGGLPYYFVRDIGTSTDEGALQTSSEFIQYSIPITKPRIYFGQLTNTYVMTPTSVQEFDFPSGEENVYNTYDGAGGIQVGSWWRRGLFAIYLKDWQMLFTTDFLPDTKLLFRRQIDERIRTIAPFLQYDQNPYLVVADIGDTPPSGIKNTLYWIVDAYTISDRYPYSDPGENQYNYIRNSVKVVIDAYNGDVKFYIADPSDPIIKTWSKVFPAMFRSLDEMPINLRTHIRYPEDFFSAQSEQLLIYHMTDPQVFYNREDQWQIPREIYGNKTQSVAPYYLIMRLPEETQEEFILLHPYTPRSRPNLIGWLAGRSDGEQYGKLLLYLFPKQRLIYGSNQIEALINQDPAISQQISLWNREGSSVLQGNLLVIPIEQSLLYVEPLYLVAEENSVPTLARVIVFYENQIVMAPRLEEALTAIFEPEQSSTPAIIRPVEGL; this is encoded by the coding sequence ATGAAGCGCGTAATTTATCTTATCCTTATTATAGCAGGATTTTGGCTAGGAATTGAACTGATTACCCGTCTAATCATTGAAATTCTTTGGTTTCAAGAGGTGGGTTATTTATCTTCATTTTTAAAACGTCTTCTTTGCCAGTTAATCTTATTTATTGGAGTGACGGGAATATCCGCTAGTTTCTTGTTTGTTAATTTGCACTTTGCTCACAAATATAAATGGCATTCTATCCCCGAATCTCTCCCTAAAAAATACCCCCATCTCAAACCCATAAAAGATACCCGTCTAACTCCTCAATCTATCTCTTTTCGTTTACCTTGGTTACTTTTTTTTGTCGTCATTTGTTATCTCATCGCCGGGGTAATGCTGTTTTATTATAGTCAACTGGCTTTTGAAGTTTGGACTCCTAAATTTAACTTAGCTAACGTTAATCCACCGGTCTTATTATTTGAGGGACTAAATTGGTTTTGGAATTTGATCCCCTCCCTGCCTCAAAATCTGTTGAAGTTAGGAGCATTTAGTGCAATCATCTTTATTCTGTTTTTAAAAGCTGAACTTTGGATCACCACGATCGCAGGGATTTTAAGTCTTTTGTTTGGACTCATTTTTGCTGGTAATTGGACTAATGTTTTTAAATATTTGAATTCAACCCCTTTTAAAGAATTTGATCCTCAATTTAGCAAAGATGTTGGGTTTTATGTTTTTACTTTACCGATTTCTGAATGGCTATTTTTATGGTTAGCCGGTCTTATTATTTATGGGGTAGTTACCGTTAGTATTACCTATTTACTCTCAGGCAATAGTCTATCTGAAGGAAAATTCCCGGGTTTTTCCCGTCCCCAATTACGTCATTTATATGGGTTATGGGGAGCAGTAATGGCTATTCTTGTCTGGCGACATATTTTAAACCGTTATGAACTTCTTTACAGTTCTAGAGGGGTGATTTATGGAGCCGGTTACACCGATATTCATGTTCAACAATATGTAGAAATTGGATTAGGAATTATTGCTGGCTTAAGTGCTTTTTGGCTATTCTTTAAATCCATTAGCGGTGCATCTAAACCCAAATTAAATCCCTATTATTCCCGTTCTAAACTGAAAAAAATATCCTATCATACCGCAAAAACTTGGTATAAACTTCCTTTTTATTTGTGGTTTATTATTTTATATTTATTCGTCCTAATTATGGGACAGTTTTCGAGCCTATTTATTCAAATGCTGGTGGTTCAACCTAATGAATTAGCTAGAGAAAGACCCTACATTGCTCGCAGTATCAATTACACTAGAGCCGGATTTGATTTAGATAAAATAAACGCTAAAATTTTTGATCCAGAAGGAGTATTAACCGCCGAAGATATAAGAAACAATGCTCTAACGATAGAAAATATTCGTCTTTGGGATACTCAACCCCTTCTGCAAACTAACCGTCAATTACAACAAATCCGATTATATTATAAATTTCTCAGTGCAGAAATTGATCGCTATTTAATGAAAACGGCCTCAACCGATCAAAATGATCCGTTTGTTCCAGACACAGAACCTAAAACTAATGATCCAAATTTAATTAACACCACGACAGAAAAACAACAGGTTATTATTGCAGCTAGAGAATTAGATTATGAGGAAGTTCCAGATACAGCCAAAACTTGGGTTAATGAACATTTAGTTTATACTCACGGTTATGGATTTACCCTTTCACCGGTGAATTTAGTTGCTGAAGGAGGATTACCTTACTATTTTGTTAGAGATATTGGAACGTCTACCGATGAAGGAGCGTTGCAAACCTCTAGTGAATTTATACAATATAGTATTCCGATTACCAAACCGCGAATTTATTTTGGTCAATTGACGAATACTTATGTTATGACTCCCACTAGCGTTCAAGAATTCGACTTTCCTAGTGGAGAAGAAAACGTCTATAACACCTATGATGGAGCAGGAGGAATTCAAGTCGGTTCTTGGTGGCGACGGGGATTATTTGCCATTTACCTTAAAGATTGGCAAATGTTATTTACTACAGATTTTTTGCCGGATACTAAATTATTATTCCGTCGTCAAATTGATGAGCGGATTAGAACGATCGCCCCTTTTCTACAATATGATCAAAATCCTTATTTAGTCGTTGCTGATATAGGAGATACCCCACCGTCAGGAATTAAAAATACTCTCTATTGGATCGTCGATGCTTATACCATTAGCGATCGCTATCCTTACTCTGATCCGGGAGAAAATCAATATAATTATATTCGCAATTCTGTCAAAGTTGTGATTGATGCTTATAACGGAGATGTAAAGTTTTATATTGCCGATCCGAGCGATCCCATTATTAAAACATGGAGCAAAGTTTTTCCGGCGATGTTTCGTTCTCTTGATGAAATGCCGATTAATTTACGGACTCATATTCGCTATCCGGAAGATTTTTTTAGTGCCCAGTCGGAACAGTTACTGATTTATCATATGACTGATCCTCAAGTGTTTTATAATCGAGAAGACCAATGGCAAATTCCCAGAGAAATTTATGGCAATAAAACTCAAAGCGTAGCACCCTATTATCTCATTATGAGGCTACCCGAAGAAACCCAAGAAGAATTTATTTTACTTCATCCGTACACCCCTAGAAGTCGTCCTAATTTAATTGGTTGGTTGGCCGGACGTTCCGATGGGGAACAATATGGAAAACTCCTACTCTATCTATTTCCTAAACAACGGTTGATTTATGGATCTAATCAAATTGAAGCTTTAATTAATCAAGATCCAGCCATTTCTCAACAAATTTCTCTCTGGAATAGAGAAGGTTCTAGTGTGTTACAAGGTAACTTACTGGTGATCCCTATTGAACAATCTCTGCTGTATGTTGAGCCATTATATTTAGTTGCTGAAGAAAATAGTGTGCCCACTTTAGCTAGAGTCATTGTTTTTTATGAAAATCAAATTGTCATGGCCCCTCGGTTAGAAGAGGCTTTGACCGCTATTTTTGAGCCAGAACAATCTTCTACTCCGGCTATAATTCGTCCGGTTGAAGGTCTTTAA
- a CDS encoding Uma2 family endonuclease — MTLTPLQSITLEDFLKLPETDPAREYINGEIIQKPMPKGRHSRLQGKLCSVINEITESAQIAYAFPELRCTFGGRSIVPDVGVFRWENIPFTQAGEVPDDFFRPPDWTIEILSPEQKPNKEIGNILSCLSYGSQLGWFIDPDDLSILVFFPSQQPQLLQGNDLLPILEIIPLELTVSQVFSWLKMRSNS; from the coding sequence ATGACTCTAACACCATTACAATCCATCACTTTAGAAGACTTTCTTAAACTTCCTGAAACTGATCCAGCCAGGGAATATATTAATGGGGAAATTATTCAAAAACCAATGCCAAAAGGAAGACATAGCCGTTTACAGGGAAAATTATGTAGTGTCATTAATGAAATCACGGAATCTGCTCAAATTGCTTATGCTTTTCCTGAGTTAAGATGTACTTTTGGGGGACGTTCCATCGTTCCAGATGTGGGGGTATTTCGATGGGAAAATATTCCTTTTACCCAAGCCGGAGAAGTCCCTGATGATTTTTTTAGACCTCCAGACTGGACAATTGAGATTTTATCTCCAGAACAAAAACCCAACAAAGAGATTGGCAATATTTTGTCTTGTTTGTCTTATGGATCTCAACTGGGATGGTTTATTGATCCTGATGATCTCAGTATATTAGTTTTTTTCCCTTCTCAACAACCCCAATTATTACAAGGAAATGATCTTTTACCTATTTTAGAAATAATTCCTTTAGAGTTAACCGTCAGTCAAGTTTTTAGCTGGTTGAAAATGCGTTCTAATTCCTAA
- a CDS encoding glutamyl-tRNA reductase, whose translation MNIAVVGLSHKTAPVEVREKLSIPEAKLEEVLAHLKSYPHIQEVAILSTCNRLEIYAVVTETEQGIIEISQFLSEKGHIPLHHLRRHLFILLHQDAVRHLMRVAAGLESLVLGEGQILAQVKNTHKLAQKYGGIGRLLDRLFKQAMTAGKRVRSETSIGTGAVSISSAAVELAQMKVIDICVCRVTIIGAGKMSRLLVQHLLSKGVSKIAIVNRSLRRAQELAGLFPEAQLQLHPLEEMINAVSVSDIVFTSTGATEPILNRSNLESIIAVNQSLMLVDISVPRNVDADVQQLEQIQSYNVDDLKAVVAANQESRRRLAQEAEGLLEEEVESFELWWRSLDTVPTISCLRDKVETIREQELEKALSRLGTEFAEKHQEVIEALTRGIVNKILHEPMVQLRAQQDIEARKRCLQSLQMLFDLDIEEQYT comes from the coding sequence CAGCCCCGGTCGAAGTCCGTGAAAAATTGAGCATCCCAGAAGCCAAGCTAGAAGAAGTTTTGGCTCATTTAAAAAGCTATCCTCATATCCAAGAAGTGGCCATCCTCAGTACCTGTAACCGTCTGGAAATTTACGCGGTTGTGACGGAAACTGAACAGGGAATCATTGAAATTAGTCAATTTTTGTCAGAAAAAGGCCACATTCCTCTTCATCATTTGCGCCGACATCTGTTTATTTTGCTCCATCAAGACGCGGTTAGACATTTAATGCGGGTAGCTGCCGGACTAGAAAGCTTAGTCCTAGGAGAAGGGCAAATTTTAGCCCAAGTGAAAAATACTCACAAACTCGCCCAAAAATATGGAGGCATTGGCCGACTTTTAGATCGTCTATTCAAACAAGCGATGACCGCCGGCAAACGAGTCCGCAGCGAAACCAGCATCGGCACTGGGGCAGTTTCTATCAGTTCGGCGGCGGTAGAATTAGCTCAGATGAAGGTGATCGATATTTGTGTGTGCCGTGTCACCATTATCGGCGCGGGTAAAATGTCTCGTCTGTTAGTGCAGCATTTATTGTCAAAAGGGGTGAGTAAAATTGCGATCGTTAACCGTTCTTTACGACGGGCGCAAGAATTAGCGGGTTTATTTCCCGAAGCGCAATTACAATTACATCCTCTAGAAGAGATGATCAATGCTGTCTCGGTGTCTGATATTGTGTTTACTAGCACCGGAGCCACAGAACCCATTTTAAACCGTTCCAATTTAGAATCTATTATCGCCGTCAACCAGTCTTTAATGTTGGTGGATATTTCCGTTCCTCGTAACGTGGATGCGGATGTGCAACAATTAGAGCAGATTCAGTCTTATAATGTAGATGATTTAAAAGCCGTTGTGGCTGCTAATCAAGAAAGCCGCCGTCGTCTTGCTCAAGAAGCAGAAGGGTTATTAGAAGAAGAAGTCGAATCTTTTGAACTTTGGTGGCGATCGCTTGATACAGTTCCGACCATTAGTTGTTTAAGAGATAAAGTAGAAACCATTAGAGAACAAGAATTAGAAAAAGCCCTTTCTCGCTTAGGAACAGAGTTTGCTGAGAAACATCAAGAGGTGATTGAAGCACTGACAAGAGGGATCGTCAATAAAATTCTTCATGAACCTATGGTACAACTCAGGGCGCAACAAGATATAGAAGCTCGCAAACGATGTTTACAGTCCTTGCAAATGTTGTTTGATTTGGACATAGAAGAACAATATACTTAG